From Rhizobium sp. NZLR1, a single genomic window includes:
- the lexA gene encoding transcriptional repressor LexA: MLTRKQQELLLFIHERMKESGIPPSFDEMKDALDLASKSGIHRLITALEERGFIRRLPNRARALEVIKLPEAYSPSIQPRRGFSPSVIEGSLGKPQPVAAPAPAKPVADNGNSVSVPVMGRIAAGVPISAIQNNTHDIVVPADMLGSGEHYALEVKGDSMIDAGIFDGDTVIIRNGSTASPGDIVVALVDDEEATLKRFRRKGASIALEAANPAYETRIFGPDRVKVQGKLVGLIRRYH; this comes from the coding sequence ATGCTCACGCGCAAACAACAGGAGCTCCTGCTTTTCATTCATGAGCGCATGAAGGAATCCGGCATTCCGCCCTCTTTCGACGAAATGAAGGATGCCCTGGATCTGGCCTCGAAATCCGGCATTCATCGTTTGATCACAGCGCTTGAAGAGCGTGGCTTCATTCGCCGCCTACCGAACCGCGCCCGGGCGCTCGAGGTCATCAAGCTTCCGGAGGCCTACAGCCCGAGCATCCAGCCCCGGCGCGGCTTTTCGCCAAGCGTCATCGAGGGCAGCCTCGGCAAGCCGCAGCCGGTCGCCGCCCCCGCTCCTGCAAAACCGGTCGCCGATAACGGCAACTCCGTCTCCGTGCCGGTCATGGGCCGGATCGCTGCCGGCGTTCCGATCTCGGCGATCCAGAATAACACCCACGACATCGTCGTTCCCGCAGACATGCTCGGCTCCGGCGAACATTATGCGCTGGAGGTCAAGGGCGATTCGATGATCGACGCCGGCATCTTCGACGGCGACACGGTAATCATCCGCAACGGCAGCACCGCAAGTCCCGGCGACATTGTCGTTGCCCTGGTCGATGACGAAGAAGCGACGCTCAAACGTTTCCGCCGCAAGGGCGCCTCGATCGCGCTGGAGGCTGCCAATCCGGCTTATGAGACCCGGATTTTCGGGCCGGACCGCGTCAAGGTGCAGGGCAAGCTCGTCGGCCTCATTCGCCGCTATCACTGA
- a CDS encoding septum formation initiator family protein, with translation MWTKHHKKRKFGRFVIPAMTVAFLSYFGYHCIHGDYGLRATETFEHQRVAREKELAILKAKREHLENQVALLSDGSLDKDMLDEKARYQLNMSRADEIVIFNHYSN, from the coding sequence ATGTGGACAAAGCATCATAAGAAGAGAAAGTTCGGCCGCTTCGTCATTCCGGCCATGACGGTCGCCTTCCTTTCCTATTTCGGTTATCATTGCATTCATGGCGATTACGGCCTGCGCGCAACAGAGACGTTCGAGCATCAGCGTGTCGCGCGTGAAAAAGAGCTTGCGATCTTGAAGGCGAAGCGCGAACATCTGGAAAATCAGGTCGCGCTGCTGAGTGACGGCTCGCTCGACAAGGATATGCTGGACGAAAAAGCGCGCTATCAGCTCAACATGTCGCGCGCGGACGAGATCGTCATATTCAACCATTATTCCAATTAA
- a CDS encoding pyruvate dehydrogenase complex E1 component subunit beta, whose protein sequence is MPIDILMPALSPTMEEGTLSKWLKQEGDKVTSGDVIAEIETDKATMEVEAIDEGVIGKLLVDAGTEGVKVNTKIAVLLQDGESAADISAAKPAAAAAPAVAQEEKPTNTGSAAAPLPAEPKAVVPNDPEIPAGTEMVSTTVREALRDAMAEEMRASEDVFVMGEEVAEYQGAYKVTQGLLQEFGPRRVIDTPITEHGFAGVGVGAAMAGLRPIVEFMTFNFAMQAIDHIINSAAKTLYMSGGQMGAPIVFRGPNGAAARVGAQHSQDYAAWYSAIPGLKVVMPYTASDAKGLLKAAIRDPNPVIFLENEILYGQHFDVPKLDNFVLPIGKARIHRPGKDVTVVSFGIGMTYATKAVAELEKIGIDVELIDLRTIRPMDLPTVIESVKKTGRLVTVEEGYPQSSVGTEIATRVMQQAFDYLDAPILTIAGKDVPMPYAANLEKLALPNVGEVVDAVKAVCYK, encoded by the coding sequence ATGCCTATCGATATCCTCATGCCCGCCCTCTCTCCGACGATGGAAGAAGGCACGCTGTCCAAATGGCTGAAACAGGAAGGTGACAAGGTCACCTCCGGCGACGTGATTGCCGAAATCGAAACCGACAAGGCGACGATGGAAGTCGAAGCCATCGACGAAGGCGTCATCGGCAAGCTGCTCGTCGACGCCGGCACCGAAGGCGTCAAGGTCAACACCAAGATCGCCGTGCTGTTGCAGGACGGCGAATCCGCCGCGGATATCTCCGCCGCCAAACCGGCCGCCGCTGCCGCCCCAGCGGTTGCCCAGGAAGAAAAGCCGACCAACACCGGTTCTGCTGCAGCGCCGCTTCCGGCCGAGCCGAAGGCCGTCGTGCCGAATGACCCGGAAATTCCGGCCGGCACCGAAATGGTGTCGACCACCGTGCGCGAAGCGCTCCGCGACGCCATGGCCGAGGAAATGCGCGCCAGCGAAGACGTCTTCGTCATGGGCGAGGAAGTCGCCGAATATCAGGGCGCCTACAAGGTCACACAGGGCCTGCTGCAGGAATTCGGCCCTCGCCGTGTCATCGATACGCCTATCACCGAGCACGGTTTTGCCGGCGTCGGTGTCGGCGCCGCAATGGCCGGCCTTCGCCCGATCGTCGAATTCATGACCTTCAACTTCGCCATGCAGGCGATCGACCATATCATCAACTCCGCCGCCAAGACGCTCTATATGTCCGGCGGCCAGATGGGCGCGCCGATCGTGTTTCGCGGCCCGAATGGCGCCGCCGCCCGTGTCGGCGCCCAGCACAGCCAGGACTATGCTGCCTGGTACAGCGCAATCCCCGGCCTGAAGGTCGTCATGCCCTACACGGCATCCGACGCCAAGGGCCTGCTCAAGGCTGCGATCCGCGATCCGAATCCGGTCATCTTCCTCGAGAACGAAATTCTCTACGGCCAGCACTTCGATGTGCCGAAGCTCGACAATTTCGTCCTGCCGATCGGCAAGGCTCGCATCCATCGTCCGGGCAAGGACGTAACCGTGGTCTCCTTCGGCATCGGCATGACCTATGCGACGAAGGCTGTCGCCGAACTCGAAAAGATCGGCATCGACGTCGAACTGATCGACCTTCGCACCATCCGCCCGATGGATCTGCCGACCGTGATCGAATCGGTGAAGAAGACCGGTCGCCTGGTCACCGTCGAGGAAGGCTATCCGCAATCATCCGTCGGCACCGAAATCGCCACCCGCGTCATGCAGCAGGCCTTCGATTATCTCGATGCGCCGATTCTGACGATTGCCGGCAAGGATGTGCCGATGCCCTACGCCGCCAATCTCGAAAAGCTGGCGCTTCCGAACGTCGGCGAAGTCGTCGATGCGGTGAAGGCTGTTTGTTACAAATAA
- the eno gene encoding phosphopyruvate hydratase has translation MTAITDIIAREILDSRGNPTVEVDVYLEDGSMGRAAVPSGASTGAHEAVELRDGGKRYLGKGVQKAVDAANTEIFDAIGGIDAENQIQIDNIMIELDGTPNKSRLGANAILGVSLAVAKAAAQASGLPLYRYVGGASACLLPVPMMNIINGGAHADNPIDFQEFMILPVGADTIAEAVRMGSEVFHTLRKELAAQGHNTNVGDEGGFAPGLKSAPEALDFIMKSIEKAGYTPGDDMCLGLDCASTEFFKDGKYVLEGEGRTLESGAMAEYLAELAAKYPIISIEDGMAEDDWDGWKTLTDLAGKKTQLVGDDLFVTNSARLRDGIRMGVANSILVKVNQIGSLTETLDAVNTAHKAAYTAVMSHRSGETEDSTIADLAVATNCGQIKTGSLSRSDRLAKYNQLIRIEEGLGPQAQYAGRSIIRA, from the coding sequence ATGACTGCAATCACCGATATCATCGCCCGCGAGATTCTCGATAGCCGTGGCAACCCCACCGTCGAAGTTGATGTCTATCTCGAAGACGGCAGCATGGGCCGCGCGGCCGTTCCCTCGGGCGCGTCGACCGGCGCGCATGAGGCGGTCGAGCTGCGCGACGGCGGCAAGCGCTACCTCGGCAAGGGTGTGCAAAAGGCGGTCGATGCCGCCAACACCGAGATCTTCGACGCGATCGGCGGCATCGATGCCGAAAACCAGATCCAGATCGACAACATCATGATCGAGCTCGACGGCACGCCGAACAAGTCGCGCCTCGGCGCCAACGCCATTCTCGGCGTATCGCTGGCCGTCGCCAAGGCTGCCGCCCAGGCCTCCGGCCTGCCGCTCTACCGTTATGTCGGCGGCGCGTCCGCGTGCCTGCTTCCGGTTCCGATGATGAACATAATCAACGGCGGCGCCCATGCCGACAATCCTATCGATTTCCAGGAATTCATGATCCTGCCGGTCGGCGCCGATACGATCGCTGAAGCCGTACGCATGGGTTCGGAAGTCTTCCATACGCTCCGCAAGGAACTGGCCGCGCAGGGCCACAACACCAATGTCGGCGACGAAGGCGGTTTTGCACCCGGCCTGAAGAGCGCGCCCGAGGCTCTCGACTTCATCATGAAGTCGATCGAGAAAGCCGGCTATACACCGGGCGACGACATGTGCCTCGGCCTTGACTGCGCCTCGACGGAATTCTTCAAGGACGGCAAGTACGTTCTTGAAGGCGAGGGCCGCACGCTCGAATCGGGCGCCATGGCCGAATATCTGGCCGAACTCGCTGCTAAGTACCCGATCATCTCGATCGAGGACGGCATGGCCGAAGACGACTGGGACGGCTGGAAGACGCTGACCGACTTGGCCGGCAAGAAGACCCAGCTCGTCGGCGACGATCTCTTCGTCACCAACTCCGCTCGTCTTCGCGACGGCATTCGCATGGGCGTCGCCAATTCGATCCTCGTCAAGGTCAACCAGATCGGCTCGCTGACGGAAACGCTCGACGCCGTCAACACGGCGCACAAGGCAGCCTATACCGCCGTCATGTCCCACCGCTCCGGCGAAACCGAAGATTCGACCATCGCCGACCTCGCGGTCGCCACCAACTGCGGCCAGATCAAGACCGGCTCACTGTCGCGTTCCGACCGCCTCGCCAAGTACAACCAGCTGATCCGCATCGAGGAGGGCCTGGGCCCGCAGGCTCAGTATGCCGGCCGCTCGATCATCCGCGCCTGA
- the kdsA gene encoding 3-deoxy-8-phosphooctulonate synthase, with amino-acid sequence MSTDTNSEVRIGEGAGQVTFSNTGRLSLIAGPCQMESRDHAFMVAGTLKELCAKLGIGLVYKSSFDKANRTSLSAERGIGLEKGMQIFADLKKEFGFPVLTDVHTAEQCAAVAKVVDVLQIPAFLCRQTDLLIAAAETGRAVNVKKGQFLAPWDMKNVLKKLNASGNPNVLLCERGASFGYNTLVSDMRSLPIMASMGAPVVFDATHSVAQPGGQGDSSGGQREFVETLARAAVATGIAGVFVETHQDPDNAPSDGPNMVYLKDMPRLLEKLLAFDAVAKG; translated from the coding sequence ATGAGCACTGATACGAATTCCGAAGTCAGGATCGGCGAGGGCGCAGGCCAGGTCACATTTTCCAATACCGGCCGCCTGTCGCTGATTGCCGGCCCTTGCCAGATGGAGAGCCGCGACCACGCCTTCATGGTTGCCGGCACACTGAAGGAGCTTTGCGCCAAACTCGGCATCGGTCTCGTCTACAAGAGCTCCTTCGACAAGGCAAACCGCACCTCGCTCTCTGCCGAACGCGGCATCGGGCTTGAAAAGGGCATGCAGATCTTCGCCGACCTGAAGAAGGAGTTCGGTTTTCCCGTCCTGACCGACGTCCACACCGCCGAGCAATGCGCCGCGGTGGCAAAAGTGGTCGATGTCCTGCAGATCCCGGCTTTCCTCTGCCGCCAGACCGACCTTCTGATCGCCGCCGCCGAGACCGGCCGCGCCGTCAATGTCAAGAAGGGCCAGTTCCTCGCTCCCTGGGATATGAAAAACGTCCTGAAGAAGCTCAATGCCAGCGGCAATCCGAACGTGCTGCTGTGCGAACGCGGCGCCTCCTTCGGTTATAACACTTTGGTCTCCGACATGCGCTCGCTGCCGATCATGGCGTCGATGGGCGCGCCGGTTGTTTTCGATGCAACGCATTCCGTGGCGCAGCCGGGCGGGCAGGGCGATTCCTCCGGTGGTCAGCGGGAATTTGTGGAAACGCTGGCGCGCGCAGCGGTGGCGACCGGTATCGCCGGCGTGTTCGTCGAAACCCATCAGGACCCCGACAACGCACCGTCCGACGGCCCGAACATGGTCTATCTCAAAGACATGCCGCGGCTTTTGGAAAAGCTGCTCGCCTTCGATGCTGTCGCCAAGGGCTGA
- the pdhA gene encoding pyruvate dehydrogenase (acetyl-transferring) E1 component subunit alpha, with amino-acid sequence MAPRKTATVSSRKTAAKPAAKASNGGPVADFDRDEELKAYREMLMIRRFEEKAGQLYGMGFIGGFCHLYIGQEAVVVGMQMAQKEGDQVITAYRDHGHMLATGMEARGVMAELTGRRSGYSHGKGGSMHMFSKEKHFYGGHGIVGAQVSLGTGLAFANHYRGNGNVSIAYFGDGAANQGQVYESFNMAALWKLPIVYIVENNRYAMGTSTARATAQSNYSLRGSGFGIPGIQVDGMDVRAVKAAADEALEHCRSGKGPIILEMLTYRYRGHSMSDPAKYRSKDEVQKMRSEHDPIEQVKARLVEKGWASEDDLKAIDKDVRDIVADSADFAQADPEPDASELYTDILL; translated from the coding sequence ATGGCGCCGCGAAAGACCGCGACCGTTTCCAGCCGCAAAACTGCAGCAAAACCGGCAGCCAAAGCATCGAATGGAGGCCCGGTAGCCGACTTCGATCGCGATGAAGAGCTCAAGGCCTATCGCGAGATGCTGATGATCCGCCGCTTCGAGGAGAAGGCCGGCCAACTTTACGGCATGGGCTTCATCGGCGGCTTTTGCCACCTTTACATCGGTCAGGAAGCTGTCGTCGTCGGCATGCAGATGGCGCAGAAGGAAGGCGACCAGGTCATCACCGCCTATCGCGACCACGGCCACATGCTGGCAACCGGCATGGAAGCGCGCGGCGTCATGGCGGAACTGACCGGGCGCCGCAGCGGCTATTCCCACGGGAAGGGCGGCTCGATGCACATGTTCTCGAAAGAAAAGCATTTCTACGGCGGTCACGGCATCGTCGGTGCCCAGGTTTCACTCGGAACCGGTCTTGCCTTTGCCAACCATTACCGCGGCAACGGCAATGTCTCGATCGCCTATTTCGGCGACGGCGCCGCCAACCAGGGCCAGGTCTACGAGAGCTTCAACATGGCGGCCCTCTGGAAGCTGCCGATCGTCTATATCGTCGAGAACAACCGCTACGCCATGGGCACGTCGACGGCGCGCGCCACCGCCCAGTCGAACTACTCGCTGCGCGGTTCCGGCTTCGGCATCCCCGGCATTCAGGTCGACGGCATGGACGTTCGCGCCGTCAAGGCGGCTGCCGACGAGGCGCTCGAACATTGCCGCTCCGGCAAGGGTCCGATCATTCTCGAAATGCTGACCTATCGTTATCGCGGTCACTCCATGTCCGACCCGGCGAAGTATCGCTCCAAGGACGAAGTGCAGAAGATGCGCTCCGAACATGACCCGATCGAACAGGTGAAAGCACGCCTCGTCGAAAAGGGCTGGGCTTCCGAAGACGATCTGAAGGCGATCGACAAGGATGTCCGCGACATCGTCGCCGACAGCGCCGACTTCGCCCAGGCCGATCCGGAGCCGGATGCATCCGAGCTCTACACCGACATTCTGCTCTAA
- a CDS encoding pyruvate dehydrogenase complex dihydrolipoamide acetyltransferase, whose translation MPINITMPALSPTMEEGNLSKWLVKEGDTVKSGDVIAEIETDKATMEVEAVDEGTVAKLVVAAGTEGVKVNALIAVLAADGEDVAAAASGAGSPAPAQKAEAAPAAKAEAAPAQSAPAAAPAPAAAPASVSPDGSRTFSSPLARRLAKEAGIDLSAVAGSGPHGRVVKNDVEAAVAGGGAKAATPAATAPQAAAAPAPAAAAPKGASEEAVLKLFEPGSYELVPHDGMRKTIARRLVESKQTIPHFYVSVDCELDALMALRAQLNDAAPRKDGAPAYKLSVNDMVIKAMALSLRDVPDANVSWTDNNMVKHKYADVGVAVSIPGGLITPIIRKAEQKTLSAISNEMRDLGKRAKDRKLKPEEYQGGTSSVSNMGMMGVKNFAAVVNPPHATILAVGAGEQRVVVKKGEMAIATVMSVTLSTDHRCVDGALGAELLQAFKGYIENPMGMLV comes from the coding sequence ATGCCGATCAATATCACGATGCCCGCCCTCTCTCCGACCATGGAAGAAGGCAATCTTTCCAAATGGCTGGTCAAGGAAGGCGACACGGTCAAGTCTGGCGATGTGATCGCCGAGATCGAGACCGACAAGGCGACGATGGAAGTCGAAGCCGTCGATGAAGGCACGGTCGCCAAGCTCGTCGTTGCCGCCGGCACCGAAGGCGTCAAGGTCAATGCGCTGATCGCCGTTCTCGCCGCCGATGGCGAGGATGTCGCCGCTGCCGCAAGCGGCGCGGGCTCGCCCGCTCCGGCGCAGAAGGCCGAAGCCGCACCGGCCGCAAAAGCGGAGGCTGCACCGGCCCAGTCCGCTCCGGCTGCAGCACCGGCACCTGCCGCTGCACCTGCATCGGTTTCACCAGACGGCAGTCGCACCTTCTCTTCGCCGCTTGCCCGCAGGCTCGCCAAGGAGGCCGGTATCGACCTTTCGGCTGTCGCGGGCTCCGGCCCGCATGGCCGCGTCGTCAAGAACGACGTCGAAGCCGCCGTTGCCGGTGGTGGCGCCAAGGCCGCCACACCCGCAGCTACCGCTCCGCAAGCTGCTGCGGCTCCGGCTCCGGCCGCTGCAGCGCCGAAGGGCGCTTCCGAGGAGGCCGTGCTCAAGCTGTTCGAACCGGGTTCCTACGAGCTCGTGCCGCATGACGGCATGCGCAAGACGATCGCCAGACGCCTGGTCGAATCCAAGCAGACGATCCCGCATTTCTACGTCAGCGTCGATTGCGAGCTCGATGCTCTGATGGCGTTGCGCGCCCAGCTGAACGATGCAGCCCCGCGCAAGGATGGCGCTCCCGCCTACAAGCTCTCGGTCAACGACATGGTCATCAAGGCCATGGCGCTGTCGCTGCGCGACGTTCCGGATGCCAACGTCTCCTGGACCGACAACAACATGGTCAAGCACAAGTACGCCGATGTCGGCGTCGCCGTCTCGATCCCCGGCGGCCTGATCACCCCGATCATCCGCAAGGCCGAGCAGAAGACGCTGTCGGCGATCTCCAACGAGATGCGCGATCTCGGCAAGCGGGCCAAGGACCGCAAGCTGAAGCCCGAGGAATATCAGGGCGGCACCAGCTCGGTCTCGAACATGGGGATGATGGGCGTGAAGAACTTCGCCGCCGTCGTCAACCCGCCGCATGCGACCATCCTTGCGGTCGGCGCCGGCGAACAGCGGGTCGTCGTCAAGAAGGGCGAAATGGCTATCGCCACCGTGATGTCGGTCACGCTGTCGACCGACCATCGCTGCGTCGATGGCGCGCTCGGCGCCGAGCTGCTCCAGGCCTTCAAGGGCTATATCGAAAACCCGATGGGCATGCTGGTCTGA
- a CDS encoding ComEC/Rec2 family competence protein: MQEVTTVELRPEAGAGSAGPSGFSPPIVVIRPTRTQSTTSLRHRLLAAARQSIGAGMRMLGEEADHGRLLLFSPVFLGAGAAFWFVAASEFPLVASLLSLLVLTIAVLIVGRSRAALRATLLAPALVAGGMLCAQFESWRASTVILDSSVTTTVTGRVERREGDGRGRWRYILAVTGTEAPELKRPPGRITAIVRGADMPFDIGDLITGRARLTPPAGPALPELNDFSFGAYFDGIGANGFFYGAPEKDLEAGPQAARSTSAALLEWLYRLRSSIGDRIRSILPGDTGAFAAALVTDERRAISNATTEALRQSGLAHIVAISGLNMALSAGIFFVGFRMLLSLFPGVAQAYPTKKIAAAGALSAVTAYYLISGFGVSAERAFIMMAIMLVAVFFDRPSISLRNVVLSALVIIAISPSEVLGPSFQMSFAATLALVSGYQLWKDRRVRENALLKLPVFRPVVAVAGFFGGVFLTSLIGGFSTALFSIEHFHRLTAYGLPANLATMPIISFIVMPAGLLAMLLMPFGLDVPLWKVVGLGLDLVIAVAKTVSGWGGDIGIGRLPAWYFAVAVAGFLLLTLLRTRLRHIGTSIIAVSTLGVLLLPLPRAPDLVISEDGSLVAVVAAAAIASNRENPPDFIFDQWQRALVLPTHFPPKMLDGPAVPPEGDDRRVRLSRDQQNEARAAMRAAVAGGEANRFSCVKKAWCTSRLGNGHVVAVIDNAAYLGPACDAADIVVTSVRLRFNSCRSGATLFTGETLRRTGSVELRFADAGLEVVTAFETLSRPWKRHRAYDWRSNSFAESGLSNVSDSGE, translated from the coding sequence ATGCAGGAAGTGACGACAGTCGAATTGCGGCCGGAAGCAGGCGCCGGCTCAGCCGGTCCCTCCGGTTTTTCGCCGCCTATCGTGGTGATACGGCCGACCAGGACGCAGTCGACGACATCTTTGCGCCACCGGCTGCTCGCCGCAGCCCGGCAATCGATTGGCGCCGGCATGCGCATGCTGGGCGAGGAGGCGGATCATGGCCGCTTGCTGCTTTTTTCGCCGGTGTTTCTCGGCGCCGGGGCGGCCTTCTGGTTTGTTGCGGCATCCGAATTTCCGCTTGTTGCATCGCTGCTCTCTCTGTTGGTGCTGACGATCGCGGTTCTCATCGTCGGCCGCAGCCGGGCGGCATTGCGGGCGACGCTGCTGGCGCCTGCACTCGTGGCCGGCGGCATGCTCTGCGCACAATTCGAGAGCTGGCGGGCTTCGACGGTGATCCTCGATTCCTCGGTGACGACGACAGTGACCGGCCGAGTCGAGCGGCGAGAAGGCGACGGCCGTGGGCGCTGGCGCTACATTCTTGCCGTCACCGGCACGGAGGCGCCGGAGTTGAAGCGGCCGCCGGGACGCATAACCGCGATCGTCCGCGGCGCCGACATGCCTTTCGACATCGGCGACCTCATCACCGGCAGGGCACGACTGACGCCGCCGGCAGGCCCCGCACTTCCCGAGCTCAACGACTTCTCCTTCGGTGCCTATTTCGATGGCATCGGCGCCAACGGCTTCTTCTACGGTGCGCCAGAGAAGGATCTGGAGGCGGGTCCGCAGGCTGCCAGATCGACATCGGCAGCTCTGCTGGAATGGCTTTACCGCCTGCGCAGTAGCATTGGCGACCGCATACGATCGATCCTGCCCGGCGACACCGGCGCTTTTGCCGCTGCTTTGGTGACCGACGAGCGACGCGCCATCTCGAATGCGACGACGGAGGCGCTGCGCCAGTCCGGCCTTGCTCATATTGTCGCGATCTCCGGCCTCAACATGGCGCTGTCGGCCGGCATCTTCTTCGTCGGCTTCCGGATGCTGCTCAGCCTTTTTCCGGGCGTCGCTCAGGCCTATCCGACAAAGAAGATCGCCGCCGCCGGCGCGCTCAGCGCCGTCACCGCCTACTACCTGATTTCCGGCTTCGGGGTCTCGGCCGAACGTGCCTTCATCATGATGGCGATCATGCTGGTCGCCGTCTTCTTCGACCGGCCGTCGATCAGCCTGCGCAATGTCGTTCTCTCGGCGCTCGTCATCATCGCCATTTCGCCGTCCGAAGTCTTGGGCCCGAGCTTCCAGATGTCCTTTGCCGCGACATTGGCACTCGTATCGGGTTATCAACTGTGGAAGGACCGGCGCGTCCGCGAAAACGCCTTGCTGAAACTGCCGGTCTTCCGACCGGTCGTTGCCGTCGCCGGCTTCTTCGGCGGCGTCTTCCTGACCTCGCTGATCGGCGGTTTTTCCACGGCGCTGTTTTCGATCGAACATTTTCATCGCCTGACCGCTTACGGGCTGCCGGCAAATCTCGCGACGATGCCGATCATCTCCTTCATCGTCATGCCGGCCGGGCTGCTGGCGATGTTGCTCATGCCGTTCGGTCTGGACGTTCCGCTCTGGAAGGTGGTCGGCCTCGGCCTCGACCTGGTGATTGCGGTCGCCAAAACGGTGTCCGGTTGGGGCGGTGATATCGGCATCGGCCGCTTGCCGGCTTGGTATTTCGCTGTCGCCGTGGCCGGCTTTCTGCTGCTGACGCTGCTGCGCACCCGGCTGCGCCATATCGGCACATCGATTATCGCCGTCTCTACGCTCGGCGTGCTGCTTCTGCCGCTTCCCCGGGCGCCGGATCTGGTGATTTCGGAGGATGGCAGTCTCGTCGCAGTGGTCGCGGCTGCGGCAATCGCTTCCAACCGCGAAAACCCGCCGGATTTCATCTTCGATCAGTGGCAGAGAGCACTTGTCCTGCCGACGCATTTCCCGCCGAAAATGCTGGATGGTCCCGCTGTCCCGCCGGAGGGAGACGACCGCCGCGTCAGGCTTTCCCGCGATCAGCAGAATGAAGCGAGGGCGGCGATGCGGGCGGCTGTCGCCGGTGGTGAAGCAAACCGCTTTTCCTGCGTCAAAAAGGCCTGGTGCACATCAAGGCTCGGCAATGGTCATGTGGTTGCCGTCATCGACAACGCTGCCTATCTCGGTCCGGCTTGCGACGCGGCGGATATCGTCGTGACGTCGGTCCGCCTGCGGTTCAACAGCTGCCGATCAGGAGCGACGCTCTTTACCGGTGAGACGCTGCGCAGGACTGGCTCCGTCGAGCTGCGCTTCGCCGATGCCGGCCTGGAGGTCGTGACCGCATTCGAAACCCTGTCGCGCCCATGGAAGCGCCATCGCGCCTATGACTGGCGCAGCAACAGTTTTGCCGAATCCGGCCTCTCCAATGTCAGTGATAGCGGCGAATGA
- a CDS encoding VOC family protein has product MNEHSAKPHPLDHVVLPVVNIDLARERLGKLGFTVAADARHPFGTENACVFFADKTYLEPLGIASREESEASARQGNVFTARNRAFRFRCGEEGLSAVAFGTGDAGRAHRSFVGSGSSAGDMLQFSRPMKMPDGSETMAGFKLAFAAELRAPDFFLFCVERINPLPADRGALETHANGVTGIAEIALCAPDPSAFAAFVSLATAQSAVEKTGFGVNIAAPNAKISLMTPEGLEAYFEIAVASADRGLRGRAILFAVTDLAVTEAHLAANGVTYTRKNNRILVKPAPGQGTLFAFEETR; this is encoded by the coding sequence ATGAACGAGCACTCGGCCAAACCGCACCCGCTGGATCATGTCGTGCTGCCCGTTGTCAATATCGACCTGGCGCGCGAAAGGCTCGGCAAGCTTGGCTTCACCGTTGCCGCCGATGCCCGCCATCCCTTCGGAACGGAGAATGCCTGCGTCTTCTTTGCCGACAAGACCTATCTGGAGCCGCTCGGTATCGCCAGCCGCGAGGAGAGCGAGGCATCGGCGCGGCAAGGCAATGTCTTCACCGCCCGCAATCGGGCCTTCCGCTTCCGCTGTGGCGAGGAGGGGCTTTCGGCGGTGGCGTTCGGCACCGGGGATGCCGGCCGCGCTCATCGGAGCTTCGTCGGCAGCGGATCGAGCGCCGGCGACATGCTGCAGTTCAGCCGGCCGATGAAAATGCCGGACGGTTCCGAGACCATGGCCGGCTTCAAGCTGGCCTTTGCCGCTGAGTTGCGCGCGCCGGATTTCTTCCTCTTCTGTGTTGAGCGCATCAATCCTCTGCCGGCCGATCGCGGTGCGCTAGAGACGCATGCCAATGGCGTCACCGGCATTGCCGAGATCGCGCTTTGCGCGCCGGACCCCTCTGCATTCGCCGCCTTCGTCAGCCTTGCAACGGCGCAATCGGCCGTCGAGAAAACCGGTTTCGGCGTTAATATCGCGGCGCCGAATGCGAAAATCAGCCTGATGACGCCGGAAGGGCTGGAGGCCTATTTCGAGATCGCCGTCGCATCCGCCGACCGCGGCCTGCGCGGCCGGGCTATCCTCTTTGCCGTCACCGATCTTGCCGTGACAGAAGCGCATTTGGCTGCTAACGGAGTGACCTACACGCGCAAGAACAATCGCATTCTGGTGAAGCCCGCGCCCGGGCAGGGCACGCTCTTCGCCTTCGAGGAAACACGATGA